Proteins found in one Pseudomonas sp. P8_241 genomic segment:
- a CDS encoding VOC family protein, whose product MPKTFEPIRRLHHFAWRCRDAEETRAFYEDILGLPLTHVVLADSVPSTGENCPYAHLFFDLCDGSSIAFFDLGDDTAAQPSPNTPAWVNHLALKVDSMGAMERVRQKLESAGIEVLGITDHGFVRSIYFFDPNGVRLELTIDMSDEPVSDSDIETAHVELSKWMSEKAARRAITV is encoded by the coding sequence ATGCCCAAGACTTTTGAACCCATTCGGCGTCTTCACCACTTTGCTTGGCGCTGCCGCGACGCAGAGGAAACCCGCGCGTTCTACGAGGACATCCTGGGCTTGCCGCTGACCCACGTCGTGCTTGCGGACAGCGTGCCCAGCACGGGGGAGAACTGCCCCTACGCGCATCTTTTCTTCGATCTCTGCGATGGTTCGTCAATCGCCTTTTTTGACCTTGGCGACGACACGGCGGCGCAGCCCTCCCCCAACACTCCGGCCTGGGTCAACCATTTGGCGCTGAAGGTCGACTCGATGGGTGCCATGGAGCGAGTTCGACAAAAACTCGAAAGTGCCGGCATCGAGGTGCTCGGCATCACCGACCACGGATTCGTACGTTCTATCTACTTCTTCGACCCCAATGGCGTTCGCCTGGAATTGACGATCGACATGTCGGATGAGCCAGTCTCTGATTCTGATATTGAAACAGCTCATGTGGAACTGAGCAAGTGGATGTCCGAAAAGGCCGCCCGGCGCGCCATAACAGTCTGA
- a CDS encoding NADPH-dependent FMN reductase, with translation MKNLQILGICGSLRHQSYNRSGLLAAAENMPSHMRMVEGSLRGIPVYDGDVEEQGIPAEVLRLAEEIRCADALLIASPEYNFSISGTLKNAIDWLSRTTPQPFKNKPVALLSVTPGPVGGARQQYELRKVLGCLEAIVLPRPEIFIGLCAQRFDAEGRLVDETTRGLLGAQMHAFNEWITQVTPRNR, from the coding sequence ATGAAGAATCTACAAATCCTGGGTATCTGCGGCAGCTTGCGGCATCAGTCCTACAACCGTAGTGGCCTGCTCGCGGCGGCAGAAAACATGCCCTCGCATATGCGAATGGTCGAAGGCAGCCTGCGGGGCATTCCTGTATATGACGGCGATGTCGAGGAGCAGGGTATTCCGGCAGAAGTCCTGCGTCTGGCCGAAGAAATCCGGTGCGCCGACGCGCTGCTGATCGCCAGCCCCGAGTACAACTTTTCGATCAGCGGCACGCTCAAGAACGCGATCGACTGGCTGTCCCGCACGACGCCCCAGCCCTTCAAGAACAAGCCTGTGGCGCTGCTGTCGGTTACCCCCGGTCCTGTCGGCGGCGCGCGGCAGCAATACGAACTGCGCAAGGTCCTGGGCTGCCTGGAAGCCATCGTGCTGCCTCGTCCGGAGATCTTCATCGGTCTTTGTGCCCAGAGGTTCGACGCCGAAGGCAGGCTCGTGGATGAAACGACCCGCGGGCTACTGGGCGCGCAAATGCACGCCTTCAACGAATGGATCACACAGGTCACCCCGCGCAATAGATAA
- a CDS encoding CaiB/BaiF CoA transferase family protein, which produces MTTPLSGLRVIEMGTLIAGPFAAKTLADFGADVIKIEPPEGGDPLRTWRTPEGETSVWWHVQSRNKRSLALDLKHPEGQALVRRLAMEADVLIENFRPGTLEGWGLDFETLSRLNPRLIMLRISGYGQTGPMRDQPGFGVIAEAMGGLRHITGEPGRAPIRPAISIGDSLSALHGVIGLLMALYHRDVRGGQGQMVDVALYESVFNMMEGAIPEFDRFGMMREPAGSALPGVAPTNAYPCADGQFVLIAGNGDSIYRRLMALVGRNDLGVAPELASNPGRVKAMTVIDEAIATWTRQRSLVDALQALADAKVPAGRVFTVADMIDHPQFLAREMVPEVSLADGSTLRVPGITPKLSATPGQITSMGPDLGQHTTEVLRAAGVSEEDIHRLRESAVIA; this is translated from the coding sequence ATGACAACTCCACTTTCCGGTCTGCGCGTGATTGAAATGGGTACCCTGATTGCGGGTCCCTTTGCTGCCAAGACACTGGCGGATTTCGGTGCCGACGTCATCAAGATCGAACCGCCCGAAGGCGGAGATCCCTTGCGGACATGGCGCACGCCCGAGGGCGAGACCTCGGTGTGGTGGCATGTGCAGTCGCGCAACAAGCGCTCGCTGGCTCTGGACCTCAAGCACCCCGAGGGGCAAGCCCTGGTGCGTCGCCTGGCCATGGAGGCCGATGTGTTGATCGAGAATTTTCGACCAGGCACGCTGGAGGGCTGGGGGCTGGACTTCGAGACCCTCTCGCGGCTCAACCCACGCCTGATCATGCTGCGCATCTCCGGCTACGGACAGACTGGTCCGATGCGTGACCAGCCCGGCTTCGGCGTTATCGCAGAGGCGATGGGCGGCCTGCGCCACATTACCGGCGAGCCGGGCCGCGCACCGATACGGCCCGCCATCAGCATCGGTGATTCGCTGTCAGCCTTGCATGGCGTGATCGGCCTGCTGATGGCGCTCTACCACCGCGACGTTCGCGGCGGCCAGGGCCAAATGGTGGACGTCGCCCTCTACGAATCGGTGTTCAACATGATGGAGGGCGCCATTCCCGAATTCGATCGCTTCGGCATGATGAGGGAACCGGCGGGTAGCGCGTTACCTGGTGTGGCCCCCACCAATGCCTACCCCTGCGCAGACGGGCAGTTCGTGCTGATCGCCGGTAATGGCGACAGCATCTACCGCCGGCTCATGGCGCTGGTTGGACGCAATGATCTTGGCGTTGCCCCGGAACTCGCTAGCAATCCGGGACGAGTCAAGGCCATGACCGTGATCGACGAAGCCATTGCAACATGGACCCGGCAGCGTTCGCTGGTCGATGCACTGCAGGCGCTCGCAGATGCGAAGGTCCCCGCCGGCCGAGTGTTCACGGTGGCCGACATGATCGACCACCCGCAGTTCCTGGCGCGCGAAATGGTGCCTGAGGTCTCCCTCGCCGACGGGTCCACTTTGCGCGTCCCCGGCATCACCCCCAAGCTCAGTGCCACGCCGGGGCAGATCACGAGCATGGGCCCTGACCTCGGTCAGCACACCACCGAGGTCCTGCGCGCTGCAGGTGTATCGGAAGAAGACATCCACCGGCTGCGCGAGTCAGCAGTGATTGCTTAA
- a CDS encoding alpha/beta hydrolase family protein, translated as MTQDIEHQWVHVSYPESSLVTESYGFVGSQGVVNLEGVLIRPREGGRHTVFLMMHPSSTLQLLPLPGAMAQAGHSVLCMGSRYAKNDTSLIYEKVALDLGACVRYAKEVMGYKKVILLGWSGGGSLSLFYQSQAQQPTITHTPAGDPVDLTAAQLWPADGLVLEAAHRSRARCLADWIDPSVLDEDDPTRRDPRLDIYSSIQPVRAPYPADWLAEYRAAQVARIRRITVRVRETLDELRRAGGAEMERGFVTHRTMADPRFLDMRIDSNDRAPGCYLGVPETVNSGPVGLARFSMLRSWLSQWSLDDSQADGETCARAITVPLLAIEHGGDDAVPQPDMRLLYEACASTDKRFELLPGANHYFKGQPEHLKKAVALIGGWAEQYERRLP; from the coding sequence ATGACTCAAGATATTGAACACCAGTGGGTGCATGTGAGCTACCCCGAGTCCAGCCTGGTCACGGAGAGCTACGGCTTCGTCGGCAGTCAAGGCGTCGTCAACCTGGAGGGAGTGCTGATCCGGCCGCGCGAGGGCGGGCGCCACACCGTCTTCTTGATGATGCACCCCAGCTCCACGCTGCAACTGTTGCCGCTGCCGGGCGCCATGGCACAAGCTGGTCACTCGGTGCTGTGCATGGGAAGCCGCTATGCCAAGAACGACACCTCGCTGATCTACGAAAAAGTTGCGCTGGACCTTGGCGCCTGCGTGCGTTATGCCAAAGAGGTCATGGGCTACAAGAAGGTGATCCTGCTGGGCTGGTCCGGCGGCGGATCGCTGAGCCTGTTCTATCAGTCGCAGGCCCAGCAACCGACCATCACTCACACGCCTGCCGGCGATCCGGTTGACCTCACGGCAGCCCAGCTCTGGCCGGCCGACGGTTTGGTGCTGGAAGCAGCGCATCGTTCGCGAGCACGCTGCCTCGCCGACTGGATCGATCCTTCGGTACTCGACGAAGACGACCCCACGCGCCGCGATCCGCGTCTGGACATCTACTCGTCAATCCAACCGGTGCGCGCTCCTTACCCCGCGGACTGGCTCGCCGAGTACCGTGCGGCCCAGGTTGCCCGGATTCGACGCATCACCGTGCGCGTGCGCGAAACCCTGGACGAACTGCGCCGCGCCGGCGGGGCCGAAATGGAACGCGGCTTCGTGACCCATCGCACCATGGCCGACCCTCGCTTCCTCGATATGCGCATCGATTCCAACGATCGGGCCCCCGGTTGCTACCTGGGCGTTCCGGAAACCGTTAACAGCGGACCGGTCGGCCTGGCGCGCTTCTCGATGCTGCGCTCCTGGTTATCGCAATGGTCACTGGATGACTCGCAGGCCGATGGCGAAACCTGCGCCCGAGCGATCACTGTGCCGTTGCTGGCCATCGAGCATGGTGGCGACGACGCCGTCCCACAGCCCGACATGCGCCTGCTCTACGAGGCCTGCGCGAGCACCGACAAGCGCTTCGAGTTGCTGCCCGGTGCCAACCATTATTTCAAGGGTCAGCCGGAACACCTGAAAAAGGCTGTCGCCTTGATCGGCGGCTGGGCCGAACAGTACGAGAGGAGACTCCCATGA
- a CDS encoding ABC transporter ATP-binding protein, producing the protein MLDIRNLSAGYGHGPVIDDLSLSIAQGETVAVLGPNGAGKSTLVNALSATLPLRKGQVLLEGSDLMALTSDAIVRRGLVQVPEGRRMFAPMSVLDNLMLGSITLPGGKQAADEQLQRVYELFPRLAERRHQAAGTLSGGEQQMVAIGRALMSKPRLLLLDEPFLGIAPRVVEEILQSLDVLRGEGLTLLLVEQKLDIALPFTQRAVVLIKGRIALQQTSAELARRDNLESLYFELADEVKA; encoded by the coding sequence ATGCTTGATATACGCAACCTCTCAGCGGGCTACGGCCACGGCCCGGTGATCGACGATCTCAGCCTCTCGATTGCGCAAGGCGAAACGGTTGCCGTGCTGGGCCCCAATGGTGCCGGGAAGTCCACGCTCGTCAACGCGCTGTCCGCAACCTTGCCGTTGCGCAAGGGCCAGGTCCTGCTCGAGGGATCTGATCTGATGGCACTCACCAGCGATGCGATTGTGCGACGCGGTCTGGTGCAAGTGCCGGAAGGGCGACGCATGTTCGCGCCGATGTCGGTGCTGGACAACCTCATGCTCGGTTCCATCACGCTACCCGGCGGCAAGCAGGCGGCCGACGAGCAGTTGCAGCGGGTCTACGAACTGTTCCCCAGGTTGGCGGAGCGCCGCCATCAGGCGGCAGGCACCCTGTCCGGGGGCGAGCAGCAGATGGTGGCCATCGGCCGCGCGCTGATGTCGAAACCGCGGCTGCTGTTACTCGACGAACCCTTCCTTGGGATCGCGCCCCGGGTGGTCGAAGAGATTCTGCAGTCGTTGGACGTGTTGCGTGGCGAGGGTCTGACCCTGTTACTGGTGGAGCAGAAGCTGGACATTGCGCTGCCCTTCACGCAACGAGCCGTTGTACTGATCAAGGGCCGCATCGCCCTGCAGCAAACCAGTGCTGAACTGGCGCGCCGCGACAACCTGGAAAGCCTTTACTTCGAGCTGGCCGACGAGGTCAAGGCCTGA
- a CDS encoding LysR family transcriptional regulator, with protein MAINFDLNDLQAFRAVVEQGSFRKAADTVRISQPALSRRIEKLEDALGVRLFERTTRKVSLTQAGRGFIPSVERLLDDLDVALLGISEVASTRLGHVTVACVPSAAYYFMPRVIAHYHRQFPKIKVKVLDSSAHDVLSAVVNGEADFGLSFMGTLETEVEFEPLVQEGYVLACRRDHPLSGRTSLTWEEFYQQDYISLDKTSGNRFLLDQALTGIVPQRQSICETRHVTTMIGLVEAGLGVAAVPLMAMPATDHPILTRVPLTDPQVMRSVGLIKRRGRTLTPAALELERLVVEMKVQVSD; from the coding sequence ATGGCCATCAACTTCGACCTCAACGACCTGCAAGCTTTTCGCGCCGTGGTCGAGCAGGGCAGTTTTCGCAAAGCCGCCGACACCGTGCGTATATCTCAGCCTGCGCTGAGCCGGCGCATCGAAAAACTTGAAGACGCCCTCGGGGTACGATTGTTCGAACGCACTACACGCAAGGTCAGCTTGACTCAGGCCGGGCGCGGTTTCATACCCAGCGTCGAGCGCTTGCTGGACGATCTGGACGTGGCGCTGCTGGGCATCAGCGAAGTCGCCTCGACCCGGCTCGGCCATGTCACGGTGGCCTGCGTGCCCTCGGCAGCGTATTACTTCATGCCGCGCGTGATCGCGCATTACCACCGGCAGTTCCCGAAGATCAAAGTCAAAGTGCTCGACTCTAGCGCCCACGACGTACTCAGCGCCGTCGTCAATGGCGAAGCAGATTTCGGTCTGAGCTTCATGGGTACGCTGGAGACTGAAGTGGAGTTCGAGCCATTGGTGCAGGAAGGTTATGTACTGGCCTGTCGGCGCGATCATCCGTTGTCGGGGCGAACCAGCCTGACCTGGGAAGAGTTCTATCAGCAGGATTACATCTCGCTGGACAAGACCTCGGGCAATCGCTTTTTGCTGGATCAGGCGCTGACCGGAATCGTGCCGCAACGGCAGAGCATCTGTGAAACCCGGCATGTGACGACGATGATCGGCTTGGTGGAAGCGGGGTTGGGGGTAGCGGCAGTGCCGCTGATGGCGATGCCGGCAACGGATCACCCGATTCTTACGCGGGTGCCGCTGACCGACCCGCAGGTGATGCGCAGTGTCGGCCTGATCAAGCGCCGGGGTCGCACGTTGACCCCGGCTGCGTTGGAACTGGAACGGCTGGTGGTGGAAATGAAAGTTCAGGTCAGCGACTGA
- a CDS encoding IclR family transcriptional regulator: MSKFARMTDVLDLFSESDTLLTAEMVAARLQLSRPTVFRYLRELSTAGFLANYSGHYSLGARIIMLDYRIRQSDPLLKAAREPLQCLSEETGFTSFLCRMYNDEVVNVYQQVGRYPAGEAFARGHPMPMFRGAPSQVMLAFLPPARLRKICERHMDDPDLQRLGTDWSAQKAHFAGVRKRGYYLSEQELEAGAMGLAVPILMPPVGLVGSIALVFDVERLALINVDGCAALAQRQAIEIAQRLAGLAAGTRNEGTDSILTRPASTRA; encoded by the coding sequence ATGAGCAAATTCGCCCGAATGACCGACGTGCTGGATCTCTTTTCCGAGAGCGATACCCTGCTGACAGCAGAGATGGTCGCTGCGCGTCTTCAACTGTCTCGCCCCACGGTTTTCCGTTACCTGCGCGAGTTGTCTACGGCCGGCTTCCTGGCCAATTACTCCGGCCACTACTCGCTCGGAGCGCGGATCATCATGCTGGACTACCGGATTCGTCAGTCGGACCCGCTGCTCAAAGCGGCACGCGAACCCCTGCAATGCCTTTCCGAGGAAACCGGATTCACCAGCTTCCTTTGCCGCATGTACAACGACGAAGTTGTTAATGTGTACCAGCAGGTCGGCCGCTACCCAGCGGGTGAGGCCTTCGCGCGGGGACATCCGATGCCAATGTTTCGCGGCGCGCCGTCGCAAGTCATGCTCGCCTTCCTGCCGCCGGCGCGCCTGCGCAAGATCTGTGAAAGGCATATGGACGACCCCGACCTGCAACGGCTGGGTACCGACTGGTCTGCGCAGAAGGCCCACTTCGCCGGTGTACGGAAGCGGGGGTACTACCTCTCAGAGCAAGAACTGGAGGCCGGAGCCATGGGCTTGGCCGTTCCCATCCTGATGCCACCTGTAGGCCTGGTGGGGTCCATCGCCCTGGTTTTCGACGTGGAACGGCTTGCATTGATCAATGTCGATGGCTGCGCGGCGCTCGCCCAGCGGCAGGCGATCGAGATTGCACAGCGACTCGCCGGGCTCGCTGCGGGAACCCGGAACGAGGGCACCGATTCAATCTTGACCCGTCCGGCGTCAACTAGGGCTTAG
- a CDS encoding branched-chain amino acid ABC transporter permease, producing MKSLVRYIVAALVLSGLAFVLGSYQMDVYRKLLLWITLALSYNFLFGICGQVAFSHIAFYGIGAYSVVIFITQLALPLPLAVIATVAVCLALALIVAIPATRLAGFYLSLATLAFAQLFIVVLNEGGAVTGATGGLTNYSLPTIFGATVTGPWYTVVIVLLLLATFATLWRLDRSWFGRACRAVRDNPEAAVAMGVDVRRTKVLAYTITSALAGVAGMVYAFVDNTVNPAIFSQEAVFQLLFMVVVGGAGRPAGAIIGTTVLYLMPLLLSPLIGHHHALVFGLFMVLVVIFQPRGLIGIWDRVVGQCRQGQGRQGQVQLRKVQP from the coding sequence ATGAAATCCCTCGTACGCTACATCGTCGCCGCCCTCGTGCTATCTGGCCTGGCCTTTGTTCTGGGCAGCTATCAGATGGACGTGTACCGCAAGCTGCTGCTGTGGATCACGTTGGCCCTGAGCTACAACTTCCTGTTCGGCATTTGCGGTCAGGTTGCGTTCTCGCATATTGCCTTCTACGGCATCGGCGCTTACTCGGTAGTGATCTTCATCACTCAACTGGCCCTGCCCTTGCCGCTGGCTGTCATCGCCACGGTGGCAGTCTGCCTGGCGCTGGCGCTGATCGTCGCCATTCCCGCCACCCGCCTGGCCGGCTTCTACCTCTCTCTGGCCACGCTGGCCTTCGCTCAGCTATTCATCGTGGTGCTGAACGAAGGCGGAGCCGTAACCGGCGCCACTGGCGGCCTGACTAACTACAGCCTGCCAACCATCTTCGGCGCCACCGTCACCGGCCCCTGGTACACGGTGGTGATCGTATTGCTCCTGCTTGCAACCTTTGCCACGCTGTGGCGTCTCGACCGGTCCTGGTTTGGTCGTGCCTGCCGGGCAGTCCGAGACAACCCGGAAGCCGCAGTCGCCATGGGCGTGGACGTGCGCCGCACCAAGGTACTGGCCTACACCATCACCAGTGCGCTGGCCGGTGTGGCCGGGATGGTCTACGCCTTCGTGGATAACACTGTCAACCCGGCCATCTTCAGCCAGGAGGCCGTGTTCCAGTTGCTGTTCATGGTCGTCGTTGGCGGCGCCGGCCGGCCGGCCGGCGCCATCATCGGCACCACCGTGCTGTACCTGATGCCACTGCTGCTGTCGCCCCTGATCGGACATCATCATGCTCTGGTGTTCGGCCTGTTCATGGTACTCGTCGTGATCTTCCAGCCGCGTGGCCTGATCGGCATTTGGGATCGTGTCGTAGGGCAATGTCGTCAAGGGCAAGGTCGTCAAGGGCAAGTGCAACTTCGGAAGGTCCAGCCATGA
- a CDS encoding ABC transporter substrate-binding protein has product MNTFSKAIRAALGCTLLVALPAMAEDTIKIGMITDKVGPAKPYAEPVSAGVTFAVKELNAKGGLLGRQIELLVEDDQGRPDISATAARKLVDAGAVFILSNSLTPATQQVQTVTVETKTPQLAPSNSGDTLTTQLSNPNFWQTGPLGSTQIATLLSYAANKKYSKVAVVSDNTELSQLTTKSFKASLEKAGIQVVSEEVISRGTTTAEPQMQKVRAANPEAIFLTGFLTPENALILRAYRQLGMKSALLGNFNFSTPQTAAVAKGLLDGLAFVDAFDPAKPEVERFVESFKKETGNEPYNLNGYGYDGMMLVADAIQRAGNTDKEKVRQAMQATQAYVGVMGATGTGYGFADDKRTGFDPNGMVVRVYTGDKQGPVVHTGTK; this is encoded by the coding sequence ATGAACACATTCAGCAAAGCTATTCGAGCAGCCCTTGGTTGCACCCTCTTGGTGGCGCTGCCGGCCATGGCAGAGGACACCATCAAAATCGGCATGATCACCGACAAGGTCGGGCCGGCGAAACCGTATGCCGAGCCGGTCTCGGCCGGCGTCACCTTCGCGGTCAAGGAACTCAACGCCAAGGGTGGCCTGCTCGGCCGCCAGATCGAACTGCTGGTGGAGGACGACCAGGGCCGTCCGGACATTTCCGCCACCGCCGCGCGCAAGCTCGTGGATGCTGGCGCGGTGTTCATCCTGTCCAATTCGCTGACTCCGGCGACGCAACAAGTGCAGACTGTGACGGTGGAAACGAAGACCCCCCAGTTGGCCCCGAGCAATAGCGGCGACACCTTGACGACCCAACTCAGCAATCCCAACTTCTGGCAAACCGGCCCGCTGGGGTCGACCCAGATCGCCACGCTGCTGTCCTATGCAGCCAACAAGAAGTACAGCAAGGTGGCCGTGGTGTCCGACAACACGGAGCTGAGCCAACTCACCACCAAGTCATTCAAGGCCAGTCTTGAGAAGGCCGGCATCCAGGTCGTCTCCGAGGAGGTGATCTCGCGCGGTACCACCACGGCCGAGCCGCAGATGCAGAAAGTGCGCGCAGCCAATCCGGAGGCCATCTTTCTCACCGGCTTCCTGACGCCTGAAAACGCCCTCATCCTGCGCGCCTATCGCCAGCTGGGCATGAAGTCCGCCTTGCTGGGTAACTTCAACTTCTCGACGCCGCAAACCGCCGCAGTGGCCAAGGGCTTGCTCGACGGGCTTGCCTTCGTAGACGCGTTTGATCCCGCCAAGCCAGAAGTCGAACGCTTCGTCGAATCGTTCAAGAAGGAAACCGGCAACGAGCCCTACAACCTCAATGGCTACGGTTACGACGGGATGATGCTGGTCGCCGACGCGATCCAGCGCGCGGGCAATACCGACAAGGAAAAAGTACGCCAGGCCATGCAGGCAACCCAGGCCTATGTCGGCGTGATGGGTGCAACCGGTACCGGCTATGGCTTTGCCGACGACAAGCGGACCGGCTTCGATCCCAATGGGATGGTTGTGCGCGTCTACACCGGCGACAAGCAGGGTCCGGTGGTTCACACCGGTACCAAGTAG
- a CDS encoding branched-chain amino acid ABC transporter permease, translated as MNDFLELLVSAAASGCIYGLVALAYLLINRPTGIINFAVGEWAMVAAFGAFVALSRIEMPYPVAMVLVLLLMLVIGWLTERLTVRPLVEKGAPHVAPVLALLGMLVVFRESISIGFGADPQPVPPALGFGRFELGLLAGSYQSFFIIAATGLVFVGVWYFFERTLTGKSFEAVAIDRRAAALMGIRLGRVTAASFAVGAAVAGLAGILVAPNISAHYMMGMPLAVQGFTALVIGGVGRVEGALLGGLVLALVEQFTVRYAPIPAGLAMGVPLVLLILFLLVRPTGLLKAREARI; from the coding sequence ATGAACGATTTTCTGGAACTGCTTGTGAGCGCAGCCGCCAGCGGCTGCATATATGGTCTGGTGGCACTGGCCTATCTGCTGATTAACCGGCCCACCGGCATCATCAATTTCGCGGTGGGTGAGTGGGCCATGGTGGCCGCCTTCGGGGCCTTCGTCGCGCTCTCGCGCATCGAGATGCCCTACCCGGTGGCCATGGTCCTGGTGCTGCTGTTGATGCTGGTGATCGGCTGGCTAACCGAACGGCTGACGGTGCGCCCCCTGGTGGAGAAAGGCGCGCCCCATGTGGCGCCCGTGCTTGCGCTGTTGGGCATGCTGGTGGTGTTTCGCGAGTCGATCTCCATCGGCTTCGGTGCCGATCCGCAACCAGTGCCGCCTGCGCTGGGCTTCGGACGATTCGAACTGGGGCTGCTCGCGGGTTCGTACCAGAGCTTCTTCATCATCGCGGCCACCGGACTGGTCTTCGTCGGCGTGTGGTACTTCTTCGAACGCACACTGACCGGCAAGTCCTTCGAGGCGGTAGCGATCGACCGCCGTGCCGCCGCGCTCATGGGCATTCGCCTCGGGCGCGTGACCGCGGCATCCTTCGCGGTGGGCGCGGCGGTTGCCGGGCTGGCTGGGATTCTGGTCGCGCCCAACATCTCGGCCCACTACATGATGGGCATGCCGCTGGCGGTCCAAGGCTTCACCGCGCTGGTGATAGGCGGCGTCGGCCGCGTCGAAGGGGCTCTGCTGGGCGGACTCGTGCTGGCTCTGGTGGAGCAATTTACGGTGCGCTACGCCCCCATCCCAGCCGGCCTGGCAATGGGTGTCCCGCTGGTCCTGCTTATCCTCTTCCTACTGGTGCGTCCCACCGGATTGCTAAAGGCCCGGGAGGCTCGCATATGA
- a CDS encoding ABC transporter ATP-binding protein: MSANNPLLQVRGLGRRFGGLHAVADLDLDVYPGEILGVIGPNGAGKSTTFSMIAGALAPTSGEIVFDGKPMGKVPPHGFAPRGIVRTFQHNKPFESMSVRENVMVGMHSRMPSSLWQILAGTGSSARAEREAAAKADSLIDFVGLSEFRDADVATLSFGQGRLLEIARALAAEPRLMLFDEPAAGLTAPECRRLEEIVRTIAKRGISVLLIEHDMRFLMSLADRVAVLNFGRKIADDTAAEVQRHPEVVQAYLGNLKDLQNA; the protein is encoded by the coding sequence ATGAGCGCCAACAACCCCCTCCTGCAGGTGCGCGGCCTAGGTCGGCGCTTCGGCGGCCTGCATGCCGTCGCCGACCTTGATCTTGACGTCTACCCGGGCGAAATCCTCGGTGTAATCGGGCCCAACGGGGCCGGCAAGAGCACCACTTTCTCAATGATCGCAGGGGCGCTAGCACCCACCAGCGGCGAGATCGTCTTTGATGGAAAGCCCATGGGCAAGGTGCCTCCGCACGGCTTTGCACCACGCGGGATTGTGCGCACCTTTCAGCATAACAAGCCCTTCGAGAGCATGTCGGTACGCGAGAACGTGATGGTGGGCATGCACAGTCGTATGCCGTCGTCGCTCTGGCAGATCCTGGCAGGGACTGGATCGTCCGCTCGTGCGGAGCGCGAAGCCGCGGCCAAGGCCGATTCCCTGATCGATTTCGTTGGCTTGTCGGAGTTTCGCGATGCTGACGTCGCCACGCTGTCTTTCGGCCAAGGCCGCCTGCTCGAGATCGCCCGTGCGCTGGCAGCGGAGCCCCGACTGATGTTGTTCGACGAGCCCGCCGCCGGACTGACCGCTCCGGAGTGCCGCCGTCTGGAGGAGATCGTGCGCACGATTGCCAAACGCGGCATCTCGGTCCTGCTGATCGAGCACGACATGCGCTTCCTGATGTCCCTGGCGGACCGCGTGGCCGTGCTGAACTTCGGGCGCAAGATCGCCGACGACACCGCAGCCGAGGTCCAGCGGCACCCGGAAGTGGTGCAGGCCTACCTGGGCAACTTAAAGGATCTGCAGAATGCTTGA